The sequence ctgtatattccatatactgtatgtacattactgtactgtatgtattgtattattttccatttaatattgtattatgttctaataactacttcatTTACAAGTATTAACGGTTAGGTTAAGTATTAATTGATTCAAATGGTTGTATTTCATTATGGTTAGTACAGTTATGTCTTATTatgaaatttaatgtggtgttttttcaTGGTTTAATTaggtatttacatgtaaaacgtgactcatcatacaaaaatatcacaatacATAAGCCACTCGACCATCTTTTTAAACTTGACATTACTATACCAGTAGTCTTGTTGAATGACAGGTGGGCGGGGTTTCCCTACCACACaccccctctccccccctccccgtAGTAATAACTTTGGTACATTATTAAATTTTAACGGCCGTCCCAGTTAAACTGAAGTCATACCCCTAGTAAAGGACAATGCTTtgcattcgtgtaggaacaaaataatatttccttGGGTAAATAAATATGACAATCTTCTTTGGCATATATTTATTCCTAATAACAAAACTAAGCCTTTAAGCCTAAACCTAAACTAAAGATCCTTATAGCATTCAACTTCCTTCAACATGAAATCCAGCTCACACTATTCATTTTCCACTTTAATATAAATTGTCTCTGGCTTCACTTCAACTTCCAGGAGTTCAGGTGAATATCTTTCTTCTTTTATGGCAAATTTACTCGGCGAACTTTCATTAAACTCGTTCTCAGATTCAGTATAGGATCTCTTACAAGACTGTGACGTCATGTGGTTATTGAGGCAGCCCCTCAAAGAGAACTCCTTTCCACATTCCTTACATTTGAAAGATGTGTGAATAGCCAAGTGACTCTTCAGCTCATCCTGATGTGGGAACTTCTCGTCACACTCGGCACAGTCATACGATGAGCGTTTAGCGTGCGTTGCTATGTGGCTATCATAAAGGTCCTGTCTCCTAAATATCCTCCCACAATCTAAACATGTATATTTCAAGTAAGATTTCAAATGTTCCTCCAAACCTGATTTAGAGTTGAATTTCTTTCCACATTCAGTGCAACGGTAGGGTTCAGTTCCCCGGTGAATTCTCATGTGGGTTTTAAGATTTCCCTTCTGGGTGAATCCCTTTCCGCATTCCTCGCAAAAAAAGGCTTTCTCTTGCGTATGCACTGCCATGTGCCTGCGAAGGTTGGTCTTACGACTAAACTTCATTCCGCACTTCTGGCAGCCATATGGCTTTTCGCCCGTATGTATCCTAACATGGACCACAAGATCATTTTTGTCGTGGAAGCCCTTTCCACAACTGGGACAAACAAAGggtttctctcccgtgtgaattttCATATGACGACTGTAGCAGTACTTCCTGTTAAACTCTTTTCCGCATTCCAAACACGTAAACACCTCATCGTGGGTACTCATATGAAAATCATACATAAACTGAGTGCTACACTCCTTCCCACATAAAGCACAAACATGCATTTTGTCTTCTTGATTAAGAGGTTTTATACATTTAAAGAAGTATTATATAATCCCAATcagacgttaaaaaaaaaaaaaaagactaccaataaatcaaattaatactGACAGCTACAATACATATTTCCTTGGTTACCTACAAAACATGGTGCAGTTTGGTTACAGCAAAATTCTTTCCTTATAAGCTACCCTACGAGGGCCCATTGGAACCTTGCAAGCGTGAAGACTGCTTTCTAATctggaagaacaaaaaaaaaaaaaaccataaataatgaaaatagcacTAAAATAAATCAACTAATTTTTAGATTAGGATAAGAGGTTCAGTACcatttattcatatctatctaCTAACCTGCAATAATGAGTAAAAACAGTATAAACTTTGACCATTGAACTCCTAAATATGAACAAGTCAGGCTTCACCACCAGTTGATGAATCCTCATTGTTCCCAGATAAACGTGGACATAAATATTTGGTGATATATAAAGAAACACTTTAATTACAAAGGCAACTTGGGATTAGACCTACTACATAGACCTAGAAATCAATACCATATGCATACTGTAGTTACCTAGAAGTTTTTAACCCATAAATAGCCTGAAAAGACAAGGATATGTTGGGAGAAAAGAACTACAGTAGTACAGAATTGttttactatacagtatacataaatttcatatttcatagaTACAAATACTTGAACTTGTTACTTAAATATTCAAAGAGAAAACTTGACTTCTAAGTTGACTTACAACTTTCTCCTAAGCGACATAAAATAAGTAACATGCATTTTTCCTAGGATTACAAACTCGAatcttttaaaatatgttattttgattataaaataaatttttgaatatacttacccggtgattatatagctgcaactctgttgctcgacagacaactctacggtaaaaactcgccagcgatcgctacacaggttgcgggtgtgcccaacagcgccatctgtcgaccagatacccagttctcaatgtaaacaaagactcaattttctcctcgtcccactgcgtctctattggggaggaagggagggtcatttaatttataatcaccgggtaagtatattcaaaaatttattttacaatcaaaataacatttttcaatatttaacttagccggtgattatatagccgattcacacccaggggggtgggtagagaccagcaatatatgtttacacttttatgagctaagagtttttatttcattttagaagttatcaaaataacaaaaacaaaataaataggtacctggtaaggaagtcgacttgaacaattactctgccttttaagtacgtcttccttacagagcctcgcgatcctcttaggatgctgatcgacccctaggatctgaagtatcaagggttgcaacccatacaacaggacctcatcaaaacccctaatctaggcgctctcaagaaatgactttgaccacccgccaaatcaaccaggatgcgaaaggcttcttagccttccggacaacccaaaaaaacaataaaaacatttcaagagaaagattaaaagggtatggaattagggaattgtagtggttgagccctcacccactactgcactcgctgctacgaatggtcccagtgtgtagcagtcctcgtaaagagactggacatcctttagataaaatgacgcaaacactgacttgcttctccaataggttgcgtccattatacttcgcagagatctattttgcttaaaggccacggaagttgcgacagctctaacttcgtgtgtcctcaccttaagcaatgcttggtcttcctcactcagatgtgaatgagcttctcgtattaacagtctgataaagtaggataaagcattctttgacataggcaaagatggtttcttaactgaacaccataaagcttcagattggcctcgtaaaggtttagttcgctttaaatagaacttaagagctctcacagggcataagactctttctagttcattgcctaccatattcgataagctgggaatatcgaacgatttcggccaaggtcgagaaggcagctcatttttggctagaaaaccaagttgtagcgaacatgtagctttttctgacgaaaatccgatgttcttgctgaaggcatgaatctcactgactcttttagctgtggctaagcataccaggaaaagtgtctttaaggtgagatctttcaggaagGCTGATTGTagaggctcaaacctgtctgacatgaggaatcttagtaccacgtctaaattccaaccaggtgtaaccaaacgacgctccttcgtggtctcaaaagacttaaggaggtcctgaagatctttattgttggaaagatctaagcctctatgccggaagaccgatgccaacatgcttctgtagcccttgatagtgggagctgaaagagatcgttcttttctcaggtataagagaaagtcagctatttgagctacagaggtactggtcgaggatacagatactgacttgcaccagtttcggaagacttcccacttcgattggtagactctaagggtggatgttctccttgctctagcaatcacactggctgcctccttcgaaaagcctctagctctcgagagtctttcgatagtctgaaggcagtcagacgaagagcgtggaggctttggtgtaccttctttacatgtggctgacgtagaaggtccacccttagaggaagacttctgggaacgtctactagccatcgaagtacctcggtgaaccattctctcgcgggccagaggggagcaactagcgtcaaccttgtcccttcgtgagaggcgaacttctgcagtaccttgttgacaatcttgaacggtgggaatgcgtatagatctagatgcgaccaatctaggagaaaggcatctatatgtattgctgctgggtccgggattggtgagcaataaattgggagcctcttggtcatcgaggttgcaaagagatctatggttggttggccccaagtggcccaaagtctcttgcatacatccttgtggagggtccattccgttggaattacttgccccttccgactgagacaatctgccatgacattcaagttgccttggatgaacctcgttactagtgatatgttttgaccttttgaccagatgagcaggtcgcttgcgatctcgtacaacgtcagtgagtgggtccctccttgcttggagatgtacgccaaggcagtggtgttgtccgagttcacttccaccactttgcctcgaaggagagacctgaagcttttcaaggccagatgtactgccagcagctccttgcagttgatatgcatgatcctttgactcgagttccacagtcccgaacattcccgaccgtctaatgtcgcgccccagcctacgtccgatgcgttcgagaagagaacgtggttgggagtctgaacagccaggggaagaccctctcttaggttgatactgtccttccaccaagtcaggcaagacttcatcttttcggaaatggggatcgagaccgcttccagcgtcttgtcctttttccagtgagaagctagatggtatagaagaggacggaggtgtagtcttcctaatgacacaaatttttccagggatgatagcgtccctaccagactcatccacttcctgactcaacattgttccttcttcagcatgttctggatgcataactgggcttggcttattctgggagccgacggaaaagcccgaaaagctagactgtgaatctccatccctaaatacacaatagtttgggatgggaccagttgtgacttttccatattgacaaggagacccaattccttggtcagatctagagtccactttagatccttcagacagcgacgactggaagaagctctgagaagccagtcgtccaaatagagggaggctcggatgtccgataaatgaaggaatttggctacattcctcatcagcctcgtaaacacaagaggagctgtgcttaggccaaagcacagggcttgaaactggtagacaaccttttcgaaaacgaatctcagaaaaggttgggagtccgggtggatggggacgtggaagtatgcgtcccttaggtctaaagagaccatccagtcttcccttctgaccgctgctaagactgactttgtggtctccatggagaacgtctgctttgtgacaaagacattcagagcactgacgtctagcaccggcctccaccctcctgtcttctttgacaccaagaagagtcggctgtagaatcccggagattgaaggtccgagactttgaccaccgctcccttc comes from Palaemon carinicauda isolate YSFRI2023 chromosome 19, ASM3689809v2, whole genome shotgun sequence and encodes:
- the LOC137658378 gene encoding gastrula zinc finger protein XlCGF57.1-like — translated: MHVCALCGKECSTQFMYDFHMSTHDEVFTCLECGKEFNRKYCYSRHMKIHTGEKPFVCPSCGKGFHDKNDLVVHVRIHTGEKPYGCQKCGMKFSRKTNLRRHMAVHTQEKAFFCEECGKGFTQKGNLKTHMRIHRGTEPYRCTECGKKFNSKSGLEEHLKSYLKYTCLDCGRIFRRQDLYDSHIATHAKRSSYDCAECDEKFPHQDELKSHLAIHTSFKCKECGKEFSLRGCLNNHMTSQSCKRSYTESENEFNESSPSKFAIKEERYSPELLEVEVKPETIYIKVENE